One Hordeum vulgare subsp. vulgare chromosome 4H, MorexV3_pseudomolecules_assembly, whole genome shotgun sequence DNA window includes the following coding sequences:
- the LOC123447175 gene encoding uncharacterized protein C6C3.02c-like, translating to MARRSGGGRSSRPAPRAAPVRNPPAPARQAPPPATTQSSGGGIMSGIGSTIAQGMAFGTGSAMAHRAVDAVMGPRTIQHETVVSEAAASMTPMDNAADDKCGNPSKAFQDCINHYGSDISKCQFYLDMLNECRRGGAGAGSTL from the exons ATGGCTCGCCGCAGCGGAGGAG GAAGGTCTTCCCGCCCTGCTCCACGTGCTGCTCCTGTGAGAAACCCACCAGCTCCAG CCCGTCAAGCTCCTCCTCCTGCTACTACCCAGAGCAGCGGTGGCGGTATCATGAGCGGAATTGGGTCCACTATTGCTCAGG GCATGGCTTTCGGTACTGGCAGTGCTATGGCGCACAGGGCTGTTGACGCTGTGATGGGTCCCCGTACCATTCAGCATGAGACTGTTGTGTCTGAGGCCGCTGCATCTATGACTCCAATGGACAATGCTGCTGATGATAAGTGTGGCAACCCATCCAAGGCCTTCCAAGAT TGCATCAACCACTACGGCAGCGACATCAGCAAGTGCCAGTTCTACCTTGACATGCTGAACGAGTGCCGCCGGGGAGGAGCTGGGGCTGGTTCAACTCTttaa